A stretch of Phragmites australis chromosome 12, lpPhrAust1.1, whole genome shotgun sequence DNA encodes these proteins:
- the LOC133886326 gene encoding peroxidase 43-like, translating to MELDMDDNEMMIEDNAWVDGSNVVWFWNMIELVRMELDMDDNEMMIEDNAWVDIMMFGTYRPVVKSNLAGCTHMCHSIGANCRTERAYKSSFTQLTGLSPFSLSLSLSLSLSLSLSLSLSKMAARCSGNVTALAVALALLLPLGLSNGKLQVGFYSKSCPSAESTVASVVRQAGFSDPTILPALLRLQFHDCFVRGCDGSVLIKGGNNNAEVDNNKHQGLRGQDVIDAAKAQLESQCPGVVSCADIVILAARDAVASTGGPSFDVPTGRRDGKVSNLRDADALPDVHDGIDVLRSKFAANGLDEKDLVLLSAAHTVGTTACFFLQDRLYNFPLPSGGRGSDPTIPPGFLAELKSRCAPGDLNTRLPLDRGSESFFDTSILRNIRNGFAVIGSDAALYNATATVDVVDSYSGLLSNFFGPYFRQDFADAMVRMGSIGVVTGGKGEVRKVCSKFN from the exons ATGGAGCTTGATATGGATGACAACGAGATGATGATTGAAGATAATGCTTGGGTTGACGGAAGCAATGTAGTTTGGTTCTGGAACATGATTGAGTTAGTCAGGATGGAGCTTGATATGGATGACAACGAGATGATGATTGAAGATAATGCTTGGGTTGACATTATG ATGTTTGGCACCTACCGACCCGTGGTGAAGTCAAATCTTGCAGGCTGCACACACATGTGCCACAGCATTGGAGCCAACTGCCGCACCGAAAGAGCCTATAAAAGCTCATTTACGCAACTCACAGGACTcagccccttctctctctctctctctctctctctctctctctctctctctctctctctctctctctctaagatGGCCGCAAGGTGTAGTGGAAACGTGACAGCCTTAGCCGTGGCCCTGGCCTTGTTGCTGCCTCTAGGCCTCTCCAATGGCAAGCTCCAGGTGGGGTTCTACTCCAAGTCCTGCCCCAGCGCCGAGTCCACCGTCGCCTCCGTCGTCCGGCAGGCCGGCTTCTCCGACCCGACAATCCTCCCCGCGCTCCTCCGCCTCCAgttccacgactgcttcgtccGG GGGTGCGACGGGTCGGTGCTGATCAAGGGCGGGAATAACAACGCGGAGGTGGACAACAACAAGCACCAGGGGCTGCGCGGGCAGGACGTCATCGACGCCGCCAAGGCGCAGCTCGAGTCGCAGTGCCCCGGCGTCGTCTCATGCGCCGACATCGTCATCCTCGCCGCCCGTGACGCCGTCGCATCC ACCGGAGGGCCGTCGTTCGACGTGCCGACGGGACGGCGCGACGGGAAGGTGTCGAACCTGCGGGACGCCGACGCGCTTCCGGACGTGCACGATGGAATCGACGTGCTCCGCTCCAAGTTCGCCGCCAACGGCCTCGACGAAAAGGACCTCGTCCTCCTCAGCG CGGCGCACACTGTGGGCACGACTGCGTGCTTCTTCCTCCAGGACCGGCTCTACAACTTCCCCCTCCCCAGCGGCGGCCGCGGCTCGGACCCGACCATACCACCGGGCTTCCTCGCGGAGCTCAAGTCCCGGTGCGCGCCGGGGGACCTGAATACGCGCCTGCCCCTGGACCGCGGCAGTGAGAGCTTCTTTGACACCTCCATCCTCCGCAACATCCGCAATGGCTTCGCCGTCATCGGCTCCGACGCCGCGCTCTACAACGCCACTGCCACCGTCGACGTTGTCGACTCCTACTCCGGCCTGCTCAGCAACTTCTTCGGGCCCTACTTCCGGCAGGACTTCGCCGACGCCATGGTCCGGATGGGCAGCATCGGCGTGGTCACCGGCGGCAAAGGCGAGGTCCGGAAGGTCTGCTCCAAGTTCAACTAA